One window of Sinorhizobium numidicum genomic DNA carries:
- the galU gene encoding UTP--glucose-1-phosphate uridylyltransferase GalU, giving the protein MTDKRKVRKAVFPVAGLGTRFLPATKAVPKEMLTVVDKPVIQYVVDEALEAGIEHLIFVTGRSKAVIEDYFDIQVELDQTLRERNKKAEIELLDAILPKAGTTSFTRQQAPLGLGHAVWCARDLVGNEPFALLLPDMIMKGEKGCLKGMVELYEQSGGNVIAVEECAPDQAHKYGIVGVGEKIGEGFRITKMIEKPAPGTAPSNFFINGRYILQPEIFPILERQERGAGNEIQLTDGMVKLSATEPFAAYHFRGDTYDCGAKDGFILANVAFALERSDIRPTVEQPLKALLQGLR; this is encoded by the coding sequence ATGACCGACAAGCGTAAAGTCCGCAAAGCCGTGTTCCCCGTCGCGGGACTGGGAACGCGTTTCCTTCCCGCCACCAAGGCGGTCCCGAAGGAAATGCTGACGGTGGTGGACAAGCCGGTCATCCAGTACGTCGTCGATGAGGCGCTGGAAGCGGGAATCGAGCATCTGATCTTCGTGACCGGCCGCAGCAAGGCGGTGATCGAAGACTATTTCGATATTCAAGTCGAGCTGGACCAGACGCTGCGCGAGCGCAACAAGAAGGCGGAAATCGAGCTCCTCGATGCCATCCTCCCGAAGGCCGGCACCACCAGCTTTACGCGCCAGCAGGCGCCTCTCGGCCTTGGCCACGCGGTCTGGTGCGCGCGCGACCTCGTCGGCAACGAACCATTCGCGCTTTTGCTGCCCGATATGATCATGAAGGGCGAGAAGGGCTGCCTAAAGGGCATGGTCGAGCTCTATGAGCAGAGCGGCGGCAACGTCATTGCGGTCGAGGAATGCGCTCCGGATCAGGCTCACAAATACGGCATCGTCGGTGTCGGTGAAAAGATCGGCGAGGGCTTCAGGATCACCAAAATGATCGAGAAGCCGGCGCCGGGCACAGCGCCATCGAATTTCTTCATCAACGGCCGCTACATCCTGCAGCCGGAAATCTTCCCGATTCTCGAGCGGCAAGAGCGCGGCGCGGGCAACGAGATCCAGTTGACCGACGGGATGGTGAAGCTTTCGGCCACGGAGCCGTTCGCCGCCTATCACTTCCGCGGCGATACTTACGACTGCGGCGCGAAGGACGGCTTCATCCTCGCGAACGTCGCCTTCGCTCTCGAGCGCAGCGATATTCGCCCGACTGTCGAGCAACCGCTGAAGGCTTTGTTGCAAGGCCTGAGGTGA
- a CDS encoding lytic murein transglycosylase — MIRNRRTFFRHIAAALVIAAALGSSPARADSGFQSWINNFYATAAKSGITQATYRRAFAGVKTPDPAVIEKANFQPEFKHKIWEYIDSRVNPYTTRIGQEMAAKHARTLNALERHYGVDKTILLAIWSMESNYGAVLQKDDRLHYVPRALATLAYADPKRAKFARTQLIAALKILQRGDITPRELTGSWAGAMGHTQFIPTSYLLYAVDADGNGHRDIWNSVPDALATAANLLRKNGWQPGETWGYEIVAPANAAKYAGQTKTLGQWAALGFIRPNGKGFSNPKTRAELKLPGGGKGPGFLMTRNFFVIKRYNASDSYALGVGLLADQIAGYAGMQQRWPRPDGSLDISEKFELQNRLKELGYYNGEVDGNFGSGSKAAIQAFQAQNGLAPDGEPTQHLLRALRK; from the coding sequence ATGATCAGAAACCGCAGGACGTTCTTTCGACATATCGCAGCCGCTCTCGTTATCGCCGCCGCGCTTGGTTCGTCGCCCGCGCGTGCGGATTCAGGTTTTCAGAGCTGGATCAACAATTTCTACGCCACCGCCGCCAAGAGCGGCATCACCCAGGCGACCTACCGCAGGGCCTTTGCCGGCGTGAAGACGCCCGATCCGGCAGTCATCGAAAAGGCGAACTTTCAGCCCGAATTCAAGCACAAGATCTGGGAATATATCGACTCGCGTGTCAATCCGTACACCACGCGCATCGGCCAGGAAATGGCGGCGAAACACGCCCGCACGCTCAATGCTTTGGAGCGGCACTACGGCGTCGACAAGACCATCCTGCTGGCGATCTGGTCGATGGAATCGAACTATGGCGCCGTGCTCCAAAAGGACGACCGGCTGCACTACGTGCCGCGCGCACTGGCGACCCTTGCCTATGCCGACCCGAAGCGGGCGAAATTCGCGAGGACCCAACTTATCGCGGCGCTGAAGATCCTGCAGCGCGGCGACATCACTCCGCGCGAACTGACCGGCTCCTGGGCGGGCGCCATGGGTCACACGCAATTCATTCCGACGAGCTATCTGCTCTACGCCGTTGATGCCGACGGAAACGGGCATCGGGACATCTGGAACTCGGTTCCCGATGCGCTGGCAACGGCCGCCAATCTGTTGAGGAAAAACGGTTGGCAGCCGGGCGAGACCTGGGGCTACGAGATCGTGGCACCGGCCAATGCGGCGAAATATGCGGGCCAGACGAAGACGCTCGGCCAGTGGGCCGCGCTCGGCTTCATCCGCCCGAACGGCAAAGGCTTCAGCAACCCGAAGACGCGGGCCGAACTCAAGCTGCCGGGCGGCGGCAAAGGTCCGGGCTTCCTGATGACGCGCAACTTCTTCGTTATCAAGCGCTACAACGCCTCCGATTCCTACGCGCTTGGCGTCGGCCTCCTCGCCGACCAGATTGCCGGCTACGCCGGAATGCAGCAGCGCTGGCCGCGTCCGGACGGCTCGCTCGACATCAGCGAGAAGTTCGAGCTGCAGAACCGGCTGAAGGAACTCGGCTACTACAACGGCGAAGTCGACGGCAATTTCGGCTCAGGCTCCAAGGCCGCAATCCAGGCGTTTCAGGCGCAGAACGGCCTGGCCCCGGACGGCGAACCGACGCAACATCTCCTGCGCGCACTGCGCAAGTGA
- a CDS encoding DUF459 domain-containing protein encodes MTMLTTRDAGKGRFLRPLRLAPIFMGAMAMLVAGLFATMAEAQEPVPRRNLLQKFFGVFVPQRRIYYQDQYDFPRQPRPRRMQKRRQQPAEPQQPRQQRAKPRLAETPPPAPVVEKSPDAKKVLVVGDFVAGSLGDGLKVAFETTPGIAVETRASGSSGLVRNDYFDWPKILSDYVSELKPSVIVVSLGANDRQLMQIGDTKEKFRTDVWMEEYRRRVNAFAALARKDKLPVLWVGMPPFQSTAMTADMVTFNGIFREEVEKAGGQFIDIWDGFVDESGKFVLTGSDINGQQVRLRGSDGINLTKAGKRKLAFYVEKDIRKLLGEAAATDTDVPGAEGLKDLVVTAPLANEDIVKTQPISVTDPALDGATALLGGDAPPKGTGKSPRDLLVEKGEIPPAPPGRIDDFRLVKPQAVISRPMSRN; translated from the coding sequence GTGACTATGCTGACAACCAGAGACGCCGGGAAGGGCCGGTTCTTGCGTCCGCTTCGTTTAGCGCCGATTTTTATGGGTGCGATGGCGATGCTCGTTGCCGGTCTCTTCGCCACCATGGCCGAGGCGCAGGAGCCGGTCCCTCGCCGCAATCTGCTTCAGAAGTTCTTTGGCGTCTTCGTGCCCCAAAGACGCATCTACTACCAGGACCAATACGATTTTCCCCGGCAGCCCAGACCCCGCCGGATGCAGAAGCGCCGGCAGCAACCGGCGGAGCCGCAACAACCGCGCCAGCAACGCGCCAAGCCGCGCCTCGCCGAGACGCCGCCCCCCGCTCCGGTCGTCGAGAAGTCGCCGGACGCAAAAAAAGTCCTGGTCGTCGGCGACTTCGTTGCTGGAAGCCTCGGCGACGGCCTGAAGGTTGCGTTTGAAACGACGCCGGGGATTGCGGTCGAAACACGGGCGAGCGGCTCGTCGGGCCTCGTCCGGAACGACTATTTCGACTGGCCGAAAATCCTCTCCGACTATGTCTCCGAACTGAAGCCTTCAGTGATCGTCGTCAGCCTCGGCGCCAACGACCGCCAGTTGATGCAGATCGGCGACACGAAGGAGAAGTTCCGCACCGACGTCTGGATGGAAGAATACCGCAGACGCGTCAATGCGTTCGCGGCGCTGGCACGAAAGGACAAGCTGCCGGTTCTCTGGGTCGGCATGCCGCCCTTCCAATCGACGGCCATGACCGCCGATATGGTGACCTTCAATGGCATCTTCCGCGAAGAGGTCGAGAAGGCCGGCGGCCAATTCATCGACATCTGGGACGGCTTCGTCGACGAGAGCGGCAAGTTCGTATTGACGGGTTCGGACATCAACGGCCAGCAGGTCCGCCTGCGCGGTTCGGATGGTATCAACCTGACCAAGGCAGGCAAACGCAAGCTCGCTTTTTATGTCGAGAAGGACATTCGGAAGCTGCTCGGCGAGGCAGCCGCAACGGATACCGACGTGCCGGGCGCCGAGGGACTTAAGGATCTTGTCGTGACGGCGCCGCTCGCGAACGAGGATATCGTCAAGACCCAGCCGATCAGCGTGACCGACCCGGCACTGGACGGGGCAACCGCGCTTCTCGGCGGCGACGCCCCTCCGAAAGGCACGGGCAAGAGCCCCAGGGACCTGCTTGTCGAAAAGGGCGAGATACCGCCAGCCCCTCCCGGACGCATCGACGATTTCCGTCTGGTAAAGCCGCAAGCGGTGATCAGTAGGCCGATGAGCCGGAACTGA
- a CDS encoding glutamate synthase subunit beta — translation MGKVTGFLEIDRQVAKYQPASDRIRHFREFTIPMSDQEVQKQAARCMDCGIPYCHGPTGCPVHNQIPDWNDLVYNGNWDEAIRNLHSTNNFPEFTGRVCPAPCEEACTLNLEDAPVSIKTVEQAIADKAYEMGYIVPQPAVIKTGKKVAVIGSGPSGMAAAQQLARAGHEVHVYERESKPGGLLRYGIPDFKMEKNFIDRRVEQMQGEGVTFHCGINIGVDLPMWKLLDDNDAVLYCGGSETPRDAGIPGVEFTGVHDAMPYLVQQNRRIGRENVDSVGWPSDPILAGGKHVVVVGGGDTASDCVGTAFRQGAVKVTQLDIRPQPPEKEDKLSVWPFWATKMRTSSSQAEGAIREFQVATLEFVGDEDGVLTGVKCCQVDERRKPIAGSEFIIKADLAFIAIGFRGPFADSVLKDLGDKLALNIDRRGSTNVIANEQDYKTSVDKLWTAGDVRRGQSLVVWAIREGRQAARAIDEALMGSTVLPR, via the coding sequence ATGGGCAAGGTTACTGGGTTTTTGGAGATCGACCGGCAGGTGGCGAAGTACCAGCCGGCCTCCGACCGCATCCGCCATTTCCGTGAATTCACCATTCCGATGTCCGACCAGGAAGTGCAGAAGCAGGCCGCTCGCTGCATGGACTGCGGCATTCCCTATTGCCATGGGCCGACCGGGTGCCCGGTGCACAACCAGATACCGGACTGGAACGACCTCGTTTACAACGGCAACTGGGACGAGGCGATCCGTAACCTGCACTCGACCAACAATTTTCCGGAATTCACCGGCCGCGTCTGCCCGGCGCCCTGCGAGGAAGCCTGCACGTTGAACCTTGAGGATGCGCCGGTTTCGATCAAGACGGTCGAACAGGCGATCGCCGACAAGGCCTATGAGATGGGCTACATCGTACCGCAGCCGGCGGTGATCAAGACCGGCAAGAAGGTGGCCGTCATCGGCTCCGGCCCTTCAGGCATGGCGGCCGCGCAGCAGCTCGCCCGCGCCGGCCACGAGGTTCATGTCTACGAGCGCGAATCGAAGCCCGGCGGGCTCCTGCGCTACGGCATTCCGGACTTCAAGATGGAGAAGAACTTCATCGACCGTCGCGTCGAGCAGATGCAGGGCGAGGGTGTCACCTTCCATTGCGGCATCAATATCGGTGTCGACCTGCCGATGTGGAAGCTCCTCGACGACAATGACGCGGTGCTTTATTGCGGCGGCTCGGAAACCCCGCGCGACGCCGGCATTCCTGGCGTGGAATTTACCGGCGTGCACGACGCCATGCCCTATCTCGTACAGCAAAACCGTCGCATCGGCCGCGAGAATGTCGACAGCGTCGGCTGGCCGTCCGATCCGATCCTCGCTGGCGGCAAGCATGTCGTGGTCGTCGGCGGCGGCGACACGGCGTCCGACTGCGTCGGCACCGCTTTCCGCCAGGGCGCCGTCAAGGTGACCCAGCTCGACATTCGCCCGCAGCCACCGGAGAAGGAGGACAAGCTTTCGGTCTGGCCGTTCTGGGCGACGAAGATGCGGACCTCCTCCAGCCAGGCCGAGGGCGCGATCCGCGAGTTCCAGGTCGCCACACTGGAATTTGTCGGTGATGAGGACGGTGTCCTGACCGGCGTCAAGTGCTGTCAGGTGGATGAGCGTCGCAAGCCGATCGCCGGCAGCGAGTTCATCATCAAGGCCGACCTTGCCTTCATCGCCATCGGTTTCCGCGGTCCCTTCGCCGACAGCGTGCTCAAGGACCTCGGCGACAAGCTGGCCCTCAATATCGACCGCCGCGGCTCCACCAACGTCATTGCCAACGAGCAGGATTACAAGACCTCGGTCGACAAGCTGTGGACGGCCGGCGACGTTCGTCGTGGTCAATCGCTCGTCGTCTGGGCGATCCGCGAAGGCCGTCAGGCAGCGCGCGCTATCGACGAAGCGCTGATGGGCTCCACCGTCCTGCCGCGCTGA